Genomic segment of Desertifilum tharense IPPAS B-1220:
GACAACCGCCTGGGAGTTCGACTGTGGTACGGCGATCGCACTGACTATTTAATACCCCAGCAACAACAGACGCGCAAGCACCTGTCCCACAAGCCAGCGTAGCACCCGCGCCCCGTTCCCACACCCGCATTTTTACGTAGTCCGAACGGAGGACTTGAATAAATTCGGTGTTTGTGCGTTGAGGGAAGACGGGATGATGTTCAAACTGCGGACCAAGGGTTTCGAGGGGGATGGCTGCCACATCTTCAACAAAGGTAATACAATGCGGGTTGCCCATGCTGACGCAGGTGACGTTCCAGGTTTGTCCGGCCACTTCGAGGGGGATGGCGATCGCTTTTTCTTCCCCTTGGACTAAGGTGGTGGGAATTTGGGCGGCGACGAGTTGCGGTTCTCCCATATCCACTTGCACTTGTCCCTCGGCGGTGAGGCGGGGAACCATGACGCCGCCGAGGGTATGAATGCGATATTCTGTCCGCCCGCTGGCTTCCAACTCGGCGATAAAATGGGCTAGACAGCGAA
This window contains:
- the dapF gene encoding diaminopimelate epimerase: MNLEFTKYQGLGNDFILIDNRENSEPLLTPEQAIQWCDRHFGIGADGVIFALPGENGTDYSMRIFNSDGSEPEMCGNGIRCLAHFIAELEASGRTEYRIHTLGGVMVPRLTAEGQVQVDMGEPQLVAAQIPTTLVQGEEKAIAIPLEVAGQTWNVTCVSMGNPHCITFVEDVAAIPLETLGPQFEHHPVFPQRTNTEFIQVLRSDYVKMRVWERGAGATLACGTGACASVVAGVLNSQCDRRTTVELPGGCLEIEWATNGRVYMSGPAVQVFKGTLAI